In Melospiza georgiana isolate bMelGeo1 chromosome 31, bMelGeo1.pri, whole genome shotgun sequence, the genomic window AGCTACTGATTGATGATAAAACTAAATTCATTTTGTACCCTCAATacaatgttttccttttgtaaaaTGGTagatacactttttttttccttacaaaacAACGAGACAAAAGCTCTCAGAGAGGCTTCACTCTTAGATGTGCATAGATGGCACTCAGCATCatgtggcagctgcagtaatCAGCATTATTTCCTTGCATTATTACAAAGAAATAATGCTGATTACTGATTCTGGTTCATGGTGACTTGGTTGTGCCTGTGCTGTTTTCTGTTAAAGGACAAAGGCAGCCTTGTGGTATCTGATTTGGCCTTGTGGATGTAAATCTGGCAGGCActtaaaacagcttccaatacACTTGTCCTTTGTTTTGACCTGCTGCACAGAAGGGAGAGCTTTTGCTTCATATCACATGATAATGCATAGAAATTTAATAGTCAAAAAATATGCATTGATTCTGTGGCAGATCAAGCCTGTATTAAAATTTTTACCTATTCCGTTACCAGGAACAAAACCAAGTGAAAGAATAAAATGTCCTAATAATTAAGCCAACCTGAATTTGCTCAGAGAGTTTAAGCTCAAACTCAATTAATTGGTTCCAAACTGAAGAAGTAAGTAGTATATTAATCTGGAAATAAGCAGCCCATGCCTACAGCTTTTTGTTCTTTATATTGGGAACCAGCTTCTATTGAAATCAGCTTAAATTGGCAAAGTCAAATGGGATAAGGACAGAGCTCAATGGCTTCCAATCGTACAGCCAAGTAAGGAGAGAGATGAAGTTTTTCAGGAAATTAAATGTCCCCTTCAGTTCACACCCATTCCTACAACAATAAAGTTGCTAAAGAGATGCACGATCTCTCTTGGTTTATTCACTCAGGgccagaattaattttttattgtaCTTCTGTGATTTGGTGCAAGGTGAAAGTTTGGTGATGTTGGGGAAAAGGATGATTAGCTTCTAATAACCTGTAATGGGGAGAGTATTACACACTGCAGTTTGTCTTCCTATTGTACTAGGAGTTGTAAATATCTGGACACACAGGAAGCCCTGTCAGCACACTTAAAGCACCCAGAAGGAAGTTTTGAGGGCATGGgccagaattaattttttattgtaCTTCTGTGATTTGATGCAAGGTGAAAGTTTGGTGATGGGAAAAAGATGATTAGCTTCTAATAACCTGTAATAGGGAGATTATTATGAGAACATGCCCTTCCTACACACTGCCGTTTGTCTTCCTATGGTACTAGCAGTTGTAAGTATTGGAcaaacaggaagccctgttAGCACACCTAAAGTAGGAAGTTTTGAGGGCACGGCCACGGGATTGGAAAGGttcattttccttcctcagaGTTTCATGGTGTCCTGAATCCAGCCAAGATAACGAATCACTTTTGTGTAAACACCGGGAATGTCCTTGCGGCCACAGCCGATTCCCCAGCTGATGATTCCAATCAGGTACATCCGCTCATCCTTCAGACACACCAGGGGCCCTCCAGAGTCGCcctgcagagaagcagcaggtcAGTAACAacctttgtttatttttgcattGCTTTTCCCACCCTCACTGCTTTAGGGGTGTTTACAGAAACACCCTATGTAGAGTGCTCACAAATCAAGAGCTCTTCGTTGTCACGGataaattttatgaaaaatctttttgctaggatcttttctcctcagaaacaaaatgtaaacaatggttatctgctgctgtggaatgcaacaggtgcatctgtcaTTGGTCTCGTGGTTGTTTttattaatggccaatcacagctggctcagactctctggtcagtcacaagattttattatcattctattcctttcaagccttctgatgaaatcttctattcttttagtataatttcagtatacaattttcttttaatataatatatatatcataaaataataaatcagccttctgaaacatggagtcaagattctcatctcttccctcatgctGGGACCCCCTCAAAGACCACCACACTTAGTGCCAGTACTTTTACCTAAGTCACTTCTATGTTCCAGAGTCCCTCAGTGCTCCTCTTATGGGGAGAGACACAGAAAAATGTAACATTGAAGTGTCTTAACTTTGTATGGAGCTCATTTATGAAATGTAGATAAAatgttgaaaagaaaaaagagaggaaggCTGTTATTCAAGCCATAAAGATCAAAGGGGTTTTATACTGCTATGTGTACCAGTAAAGCAAAATTATTAAATAGCTGTTTAAACAGAAAGGATGTGGATTGAATGCACACCTTCCTTTTTCACCATGTCATTGCTTTTTAGCATCTTCCAGCCTTTATTTTCTCTACTTTTCAGTAGAGGGGCACCCCCTTCCTTGTACAGAACCTCCTGCTGAGTGTTTTGCATCTTCACACAACAGAAAATAGTAGGAAATGCTGGGCTCGGTTTTCCTGTTCAGTTTTGTGGTATTTCCTGTATTTGGGATTTTCAGTTTGTGTTGTTCTGGTTTGATTGCTTAAGTGTTCCCTGCCTTCTCCTCCATgagaggaagagaaatgaaAGAGAACCCAGCAGTTCATCAAAAATCTACTAGAACTACCATGTAGGCAATGCACAACTTCTTTAAACTGTTTTCTGAAGCTTTTTGTTTGGTTAGCTcaaagaacagagaaaagaaaagaaaagaagaacagAATTGGGTTTACCTTGCAGGCATCATCAAGGTTCCTGGTGTCTCCTGCACATATCATGTTCTCTGTCACTGTCCTGTTGTccaggtgctgtgctgtgcagcgACTGGCTGGGAACAACCTGACATGGCCTTCCTTCAGGTGCTCTGAGTAGAATGGAGAAACTGcaagaaaaatgacaaaataaatatgtatcTGTGTCTGTCTATATGCATAtgtatgttttttaaaagtggCAATTCCATTTCATAGTTTAGGGCAGAGTGAACAGAAGTAGCTCTGTGGCTAAACTAAAATTTCCTTCCAAAGGGTCTTTTTATATCCTGGGTGTTCCACTTTGATAATCAGAACAGTTTAAACCTAGCTGAGAAACAATACTGTTTCTTCAGAAAGCTGTAGAGGTTTCTGCAGGCTCCAAATTAAAAGACTGCTGGGTTTCTTGGGTGGATAAATCATCTTTTCATGGTTACATCAATCAGAGTGAAGTCATGGGAAATATCTATGAAAATAACTGTATGAAATAGGATCCTAACTTTTTAACATTAAACTTGCACtaaaaaaagtgaaatgctTTGTCATACACAATATTGAGTAATTGGTACACTTCTGTTGGAATGGAAGAGATTTGGGTGGTCAGTTTTGGATATTGGTTTTCTTCTCCTGTAGAGCTACAATTGCACAAAACTGAAAGTTGGCAGGATTGTTGTTATTCAGTCAAGTTTTGAATTACAGTTGCAGCATCTTTTCCCTCCCAGAGTTTTTTCTGTACTCCCTGTAAAAAATGCTGAGGACAAgctttaaaagcatttaaaaatactttgtgCCCCACTTAAATATTATGTTTTTAGGTCTGTTCCAAAACCCCTTTGGATCCAAACTGTGATTAGGTTTTGTATGATAAATGCTTCACAGTTTTTGTCTTACTAAGTTTACAAGTTAGAGAACTTAAagatggaaaaggaagaaagtaaaataaGGGCTGggggtttcttttgtttgctttaaacAAAGGTCTGCCTGTGTATACTTTCAGacagcttttatttctctttgttaTAGCTCACTTTCAAAACAATTTAACCAGCCTTTTAATGTACAGCTGGGattgttattttttttgctAATCTCTGCATAGCCAACCTCTCTTAGAATAAGGCATCAATCTGCAACTATGTCAAGGCTTGAACTGAACTGGATTTTTGTCTAAATTACAGTATCTAAATGTACTGAGCACAGCAGATGTGGTGGTCCTGATGGCCAATCTTATGTCTCTCCTACCTTTTGCATTgtgccatatttttttttttagttttgtacTCCAGAGAGTATCAAGGAAGACACTACAACTGACAGAGCTCAGATGAATAACTTACAGCAAAACTTGATTTTGAGTAACTCCTGCATACATTTTGTAGCGCTCATATAAGCCAATATGATACATTACACATTTTGCAGTGCTCATATAAGGCAATATATTACATTACACCTTTTGTAGTGCTCATATAAGCCAATATATTACATTACACCTTTTGTAGTGCTCATATAAGCCAATATGATACATTACACATTTTGTAGTGCTCATATAAGCCAATATGTTACATAACACATTCAGTGGTGCTAAAGGCTTGAATTCTCTGAGGGCACAGGACTGAAGCTCTGGCCACGTACACATGCATGTTCTACTCACATTCTTCACTTTTGCCATAACCAGAGATCTCACACTCAGTCCagtcaggcagctgcagctctggggtgggCAGGCAGGCTGTGCCCACAGTGCCTGTTTCCACAGCACACTCTTCTGCATCTGAGCTCAACTGCAACAGAGCTGAACAAGGGAAAAACGTCCCCACTTCGTTAATCACAAACCTGAGCCAACCACCACCTTCCAGTCCCAAAGTCAGAGAAGTTCTTACCAATGTCATTGTTGAAAGTTTCTGGGTCAAATCTCTGATGCACAATGTATTTCTTCACTTGAAATTTCTGTTCACTTTCCTCAGGAGTTGCTCGAGAAGTCCTGCCCAGCACAATCTTCAGCTGATTTGTTCTAAAACTGAAGCAAAGAGAGTCTCTATCCTCTGTTTACTACAGTGGACCCTTCCCTATTGAAAagtctgctttttttccttttaattttttaacatttatttttattttagccCTATTACTACTTTGTTACCCATGCAGTTTGACTTCCAAGTGACCTATTTACCTTTATTCTTGTTCTGTGTGCTTACAGCCATCAGGGCAaagctcctctgccagcctctTGCTGTTCTCAAGTTTCACATGATTCTGCATTGTGCATTGACAACTTTGTTCTCAAGGTATCTGATACTCTCCTGTGGTACCTTGATGCCATCCTGCTAGTTTGCCCAATTAAGTGTCTCTCTAGAATTAACTATAATCTTTAGAGCAGACTTAATGGGATAAAGAGGGTTTTTCTCCAAGTCTTGTACCCTTCTGGATGCTTCTATTTTCCGgactttttcccccccaaagACAACACTGACTCCTCAACTTACCCTTCCTCAAAACAGTGAGCAGCTGACAGAACCCAGCAGGAGCTGATCAGGATTCCCCCACAGAGGAAGTGCTCTCCAGCCACCCGGGGGTACCTCACGAAGATGGCAGCTTGCCATGGGTGAGCTGCAATGTCAGTGCTGGAACCTCCTTTGATCCTGAACTGCCGCGCCCTGCGCTGCCGCGAGCCGCAGGTGGCTGTGGAAGACAAGCCCAAAATATCCAAAATTAGACCCATTTTTGTTCAGGCGCTCTTGCTTTGAGTTAGGGTTAAGAGCCTCCTAGTCCATGCTGAGGCAGCCTGCCATGAGCTATTTAGTATTTGAGTCATCCCTGTTTCCTAGGAAACTTGTATTCTGATTTGAAAAATACAGTAAGGAAACCCTGCCTTTCCTGTT contains:
- the PLAT gene encoding tissue-type plasminogen activator isoform X2 — translated: MWKTLRMEGKLPCLLLLVGAIMTAQCQGLRTRFKRGARSRVCTRNKCYNGGQCSQAYYSPQLFICQCHPGFSGKQCEIDTEVKCYKDTGVTYRGTWSTTESGAECLNWNSDGLVNRRYSGHREDAAELGLGNHNYCRNPDEDSRPWCYIYKGGRYTWEHCSVPSCSKVRNTNCSSGRGTDYRGSHSVTSSGATCLKWNSLILISKVYTAWRRDAYQLGLGSHNFCRNPDNDSKPWCHVLKGNQLTWEFCNVPNCSTCGSRQRRARQFRIKGGSSTDIAAHPWQAAIFVRYPRVAGEHFLCGGILISSCWVLSAAHCFEEGFRTNQLKIVLGRTSRATPEESEQKFQVKKYIVHQRFDPETFNNDIALLQLSSDAEECAVETGTVGTACLPTPELQLPDWTECEISGYGKSEEFSPFYSEHLKEGHVRLFPASRCTAQHLDNRTVTENMICAGDTRNLDDACKGDSGGPLVCLKDERMYLIGIISWGIGCGRKDIPGVYTKVIRYLGWIQDTMKL